From Salmo salar chromosome ssa04, Ssal_v3.1, whole genome shotgun sequence, one genomic window encodes:
- the LOC106603066 gene encoding eukaryotic translation initiation factor 1A, X-chromosomal has product MPKNKGKGGKNRRRGKNENESEKRELVFKEDGQEYAQVIKMLGNGRLEAMCFDGVKRLCHIRGKLRKKVWINTSDIILVGLRDYQDQKADVILKYNADEARSLKAYGELPEHAKINETDTFGPGDDEDIQFDDIGDDDEDIDDI; this is encoded by the exons ATGCCGAAGAATAAAG GTAAGGGTGGAAAGAATCGGCGACGTGGTAAGAACGAGAATGAATCAGAAAAGAGAGAACTGGTATTTAAAGAGGATGGCCAAG AATATGCGCAGGTGATAAAGATGTTGGGTAATGGACGACTGGAAGCTATGTGTTTTGATGGAGTCAAGCGACTATGCCACATCCGAGGAAAGCTACGGAAAAAG GTTTGGATCAATACTTCAGACATCATCCTTGTGGGACTTCGAGATTACCAG GACCAAAAAGCCGATGTTATCCTTAAGTACAATGCAGACGAGGCCAGGAGTTTGAAGGCCTATGGGGAGCTTCCTGAACACG CTAAAATCAATGAGACTGACACATTTGGACCTGGCGACGATGAGGATATTCAGTTTGATGACATTGGCGATGACGACGAGGACATTGATGAT ATCTGA